A single region of the Hylaeus volcanicus isolate JK05 chromosome 5, UHH_iyHylVolc1.0_haploid, whole genome shotgun sequence genome encodes:
- the LOC128877051 gene encoding UDP-glycosyltransferase UGT5-like has protein sequence MKLIVAIIISLMCLFFLAEEVQCARILAVIPTASYSHNRAFKPLWMELNKRGHDIVLITTNPIPNMNTTSFVQIDISKSYGIYDGFNLARHRFSKVNWLTLYKTDIVDLGDNFAHQVYNNSEVRKLYAPDSDAKFDVVMVQAFNSPAAFGLAHRFNAPLIGVASFGILAVHEHILGGLVLPSHESAWEMEGIEVSNSSFWQRLQNFLNMWKYVFESYNILISNQQKIMNQYLGNDLPSLLDIEKNMSLVFINQIDAITPAKPRLANMITYSLTYSETNLDQLPEGLERFLDDASEGFIYFSLGSLIQSVRLPPETIQVLLDVLGRLPYKVVWKYEKQLPRKLDNVFTAPWFHQPSILAHRKIKLFMYQGGLQSTQEAMHFGVPVLGFPVISDQTYQTKRMEALGLGKRMDLTALNRNDLEAAIREIITNRRYKEKVIEIKNTIEDVPYNSMEHLAWWTEYVIRHKGAPHLHSSLTRQPWYQRNDMDIIVFLTTVVCILIAIAISTIVTLVRFCRRRRSSAENRKLKVS, from the exons ATGAAGCTGATTGTTGCAATTATAATATCACTTATGTGCTTATTCTTTCTTGCGGAGGAAGTACAGTGCGCCAGGATTCTTGCGGTCATTCCAACGGCTTCCTATAGCCATAATCGTGCATTTAAACCCCTGTGGATGGAACTGAACAAACGAGGCCACGACATTGTCCTCATCACAACGAATCCAATCCCAAATATGAATACGACGAGCTTCGTTCAGATTGATATCTCGAAATCCTACGGCATATATGACGGGTTCAATCTCGCTCGGCATCGGTTCAGCAAAGTCAACTGGCTAACATTATATAAGACGGATATAGTTGATCTAGGTGATAATTTCGCGCATCAAGTGTACAATAACTCAGAGGTGCGGAAGTTGTACGCGCCGGACAGCGACGCAAAATTCGACGTCGTCATGGTTCAAGCGTTTAATTCGCCAGCCGCCTTCGGCCTCGCGCATAGATTCAACGCGCCCTTGATTG GGGTTGCCTCGTTTGGAATTCTTGCGGTTCACGAGCACATCCTCGGTGGCCTGGTGCTCCCTTCACACGAGAGTGCCTGGGAAATGGAAGGGATCGAAGTCTCGAATTCGTCCTTCTGGCAgagattacaaaatttcttgaaCATGTGGAAGTACGTGTTCGAGTCTTACAACATTCTTATATCCAACcaacagaaaataatgaacCAATACCTAGGAAATGATTTACCGTCGCTGCTCGATATAGAGAAGAACATGAGCCTCGTGTTTATCAATCAGATCGACGCCATCACTCCTGCTAAGCCAAGACTCGCCAATATGATCACATACTCCTTGACCTATTCAGAGACAAACCTCGACCAACTGCCAGAG GGTTTGGAACGATTCCTCGACGATGCTTCAGAAGGATTTATCTACTTTAGCCTTGGTAGCTTGATACAGAGCGTCCGATTACCGCCGGAGACGATACAGGTGCTCCTCGACGTTTTAGGCAGGTTGCCGTACAAGGTGGTGTGGAAATACGAGAAGCAGTTGCCGAGGAAACTGGACAACGTCTTCACCGCGCCATGGTTCCATCAGCCGAGCATTCTCG CGCATCGAAAGATCAAGCTGTTCATGTATCAAGGAGGCCTGCAAAGCACCCAAGAGGCTATGCATTTTGGAGTTCCTGTTTTGGGGTTCCCGGTGATTTCAGATCAGACGTACCAAACTAAGAGAATGGAAGCTCTTGGGTTAGGAAAGCGGATGGATCTCACTGCTCTGAATAGAAACGATTTGGAGGCGGCCATTCGTGAGATCATAACTAACAGAAG GTATAAGGAGAAAgtgatcgaaataaaaaacacCATCGAAGACGTTCCGTATAATTCGATGGAGCACCTTGCTTGGTGGACGGAGTACGTGATTCGTCACAAAGGTGCCCCTCATTTACACTCCAGCCTAACTAGGCAACCCTGGTACCAACGCAACGACATGGACATCATTGTATTTCTCACTACTGTGGTCTGTATACTAATTGCTATCGCAATCAGTACGATTGTTACCCTCGTAAGATTCTGTAGAAGGCGTCGGTCATCCGCAGAAAACCGCAAACTAAAAGTTagctaa
- the LOC128877049 gene encoding eukaryotic translation initiation factor 2-alpha kinase 1-like: MDDEEKLLIHPWDSLSTINTFDLGNDTRSTICVDNNSNQSNKQVVTVATPSTSLLIESLIQQLCTMFEGDKVRRNKLYFAICDRLHDMELIDSSYNLMEFETIRGQYQHALYHLVAVARAATGCESPLHISSSLITDWSRYHREFQEISFIASGGFGNVYKALNRLDGIEYAVKKIVVRSGRVKSIMQHLEEVKTLARLNHTNIISYKGAWIEPSLPSTFLQCLPSSSHSPSKINSLDNKGKNRYKSYASHSVTTQSQSNNITSSSSQSKEELIPNESYEQDKLLMQCVKKKNYKSGRRIIEESFGDDCVEKNSNSISFRSDSKNENNKTENSTNSDSSNSFEESNSNNKLCPYVPPVNEQYATLYIQMALCEKTLQQWLDERSELPSQEMIVTIVTQVLCGLDYIHSHGIVHHDIKPSNIFITTSNHLQIQLGDFGLACPLQSETHHSILGTHTYAAPEQLQGKCDPKSDVYSLGIVLLEMLVHTKTHMERVEIIANSKRGHLPMILTATYPKWAHIISQLVQTDPEKRPSTSELLQNFNQDKDVMIAQLKSDIVDKDNRIEELERRIAMLETQIAKYHIPFDDR; encoded by the exons ATGGACGATGAAGAAAAACTACTGATACATCCTTGGGACAGTTTGTCTACAATAAACACGTTTGATTTAG GCAATGATACAAGATCTACGATATGCGTGGATAATAACAGTAACCAGTCCAACAAACAAGTTGTGACTGTAGCTACACCATCAACCAGTCTGTTGATTGAATCTCTTATACAACAACTTTGTACAATGTTCGAAGGCGATAAAGTTCGTAGgaacaaattgtattttg cAATATGCGATAGACTTCATGatatggaattaatcgatagCTCATACAACTTGATGGAATTTGAAACTATAAGAGGACAATATCAACATGCACTGTATCATTTGGTTGCAGTTGCACGTGCAGCAACTGGTTGCGAAAGTCCGCTACACATTTCTAG TTCGTTAATAACTGACTGGTCTAGATATCACAGAGAGTTTCAAGAAATAAGTTTCATTGCTTCTGGAGGATTTGGTAATGTTTACAAAGCGCTGAACCGTCTGGATGGTATCGAGTACGCggtgaaaaaaattgtggtgCGTTCTGGGCGAGTTAAAAGCATCATGCAGCATCTCGAAGAAGTGAAAACTCTTGCTAGATTGAATCACACCAACATAATTTCGTACAAAGGCGCGTGGATCGAACCGTCGCTACCTTCAACTTTTTTACAATGCTTACCATCTTCGAGTCACTCTCCcagcaaaataaattctttggataataaaggaaaaaacaGATACAAGTCGTACGCGAGTCATAGCGTTACTACACAGAGTCAATCGAATAATATTACTAGTTCTAGTAGTCAGAGTAAAGAGGAGTTGATTCCTAATGAAAGTTACGAACAGGATAAACTTTTAATGCAGtgtgttaaaaagaaaaattacaaatctg GACGAAGAATAATCGAAGAAAGTTTTGGAGACGATTGTgtggaaaaaaattcaaatagtaTATCTTTCAGGAGCGATAgcaagaatgaaaataataaaacagagAATAGTACGAATTCCGACTCTAGCAATTCATTCGAAGAGTCCAATAGCAACAACAAACTTTGTCCATATGTACCCCCAGTG aatgAACAATATGCAACATTGTACATCCAGATGGCACTCTGTGAAAAAACTCTTCAGCAATGGCTTGATGAAAGGAGTGAGCTTCCTTCACAGGAAATGATCGTTACTATTGTTACGCAAGTTCTTTGTGGATTGGATTATATACACTCGCATGGAATTGTACATCATGACATAAAG CCAAGCAACATATTCATAACAACGTCAAACCATCTCCAAATACAACTAGGTGATTTTGGATTGGCCTGTCCACTGCAGAGCGAAACTCATCATTCCATTCTTGGTACACATACCTATGCTGCACCAGAGCAACTCCAAGGCAAATGCGATCCCAAA AGTGATGTGTACAGTCTGGGGATAGTGCTTCTGGAGATGTTAGTCCATACAAAGACCCACATGGAACGAGTAGAGATAATTGCAAATTCAAAAAGGGGTCACTTGCCAATGATTCTGACTGCCACTTATCCTAAATGg GCACACATAATTAGTCAATTAGTGCAAACAGATCCTGAGAAACGACCGTCGACGAGTGAACTGTTGCAAAACTTTAACCAGGATAAAGATGTGATGATAGCTCAGTTGAAAAGTGATATTGTAGATAAAGACAATAGAATAGAAGAATTGGAAAGGAGGATAGCAATGTTAGAAACACAAATTGCTAAATATCATATACCGTTTGATGACAGATAA
- the LOC128877055 gene encoding uncharacterized protein LOC128877055 produces MAKYTWSRENTFELIHLYEKHALLWDRTCKDYKKREKKVNVILNIAEKFDTTKEEINRKLHNLRNQLSQELNKIKKKKDGDDSDETYTSNWPYFSALKFLIPGLTKRSAVTNVDQLSKEKVSTQYSSYREEESKKKIIEVIERRGKKRAKFVAEEDFKDSAQILSKEPDDYDTFGEYVAMELRSLRSDENKRRLKAEIRRAICRIADLDDATIYASCASPNTSQSCPLPSSSSSSSTYHIP; encoded by the exons ATGGCGAAGTACACTTGGTCCAGGGAAAATACTTTTGAACTCATCCATTTGTATGAAAAGCATGCGCTACTGTGGGATAGGACCTGTAAAGATTATAAGAAGCGAGAGAAGAAAGTGAATGTAATCTTAAATATAGCAGAGAAGTTTGACACTACTAAAGAAGAGATAAATAGGAAGTTACACAACTTGCGAAACCAA TTATCGCAGGAGTTGAataagataaagaaaaagaaagatggaGATGATTCTGATGAGACTTACACCAGCAACTGGCCTTACTTCTCAGctctgaaatttttaattccaggaTTGACAAAGCGATCAGCTGTCACAAATGTT GATCAATTATCTAAAGAAAAAGTGTCTACACAGTATTCATCCTATagagaagaagaaagtaaaaagaagATTATAGAAGTAATAGAGAGAAGAGGAAAGAAGCGTGCAAAATTCGTAGCGGAAGAGGACTTTAAGGACTCTGCACAAATTTTGTCCAAAGAACCAGATGATTATGACACTTTTGGTGAATATGTAGCCATGGAGTTGAGAAGTTTGCGCtcggatgaaaataaaaggcGCCTGAAAGCTGAAATTCGGAGAGCTATATGTCGCATAGCGGATTTGGATGATGCAACCATCTATGCTTCCTGTGCATCACCTAACACATCACAATCATGCCCATtaccatcatcatcatcatcatcatcaacGTATCACATACCATAA